gggggtttgtgcGCTAGGATATTCATAGTTGGCCATCAGAACTATTTGAATATTTGAGAGATAGTTATAATGGAGAGAGCAAGGTGAAATACCCGTGGAGGCAAGACGCTTTCGAGGATTTCTAAGTGAGAGCTATTCGTTTGTAATCCGTGGTGTTATTCATGGAGCTTTTTGTTCCATCCGTGAAGTCGTTTGCGGAGTCTTCATCCGTGGATTTATTCGTGTAGGCTGTTTTGACTAGGGATCGATTTCCAATAGGAGAGGACAACAAGTTTGCTGGGTGAACGATTGGGCCGTATGAGATTTGTTGACAAGACTGTATGTTTCAATTCGTATCGGTTGAAGCTTCCAAGTCATATTCGTACTTCTgacgtgtttatgggaaaacatctcatgccttatcGTGGGGATAGGTGGTACGAAGAACCAGTGAATTTGAGGGTAAATTCTCTCCAATGTGGGGAGGATGATGCAGATTTGATAGGTTGTCGTTACATGGACTGGTTTGAACATCAAGTAGCAAAGTACAAGCAGAGGCGCAACCGATATTGGTGGATTTGAACTTGATGATCAGAAGCCTATGGTCGATTGGTATATCTTTTCGATTGGAAACATATTTTGTTCTTGCTCGTCTTGTTGGTATGATTGATGTGTTGGGAAATCATCAGTTGGAGCCTGATTATACTTGTTTTTCGTTACTTCAAAATGGCGTGAACTGTATGCGGTTGAAAAGAAAGACCGCCTCCGCCcgttttttgttgccaaaaaaaGGAATTGACAGAGATTGTTTTGATTTTACGGTTGTGCTTTTAGTGATTAAACCATGGGTTATGTGAcatacattttcaaaaatcatagaCAATGCCGCGCGATATCGCGATATTGTTTGTTtctattcataacattttgaaaatcataACGAGACACAATACGCGGTGTGGTATTGTTTGTTCTTACGGAAATTTTGTATAAAGCATTATGTAGTAGCAGTTTTATAGGGGGTCGTACGTATACAATACAATCCTCTGCCGACCACCTAAGGTTTACAAGCTTCACTGAAATTTGCAACCACaaaaaatcagagagagagagagatgaggcaGTTACAAGAAACAAGCTTATGTATGAGCATATTCTTCCTGGTGACTTCATTTGCCGTTGTGATTGTGGTTGTGATAACAAATGCTTCCAAAGGACTGTCTTTGTTCTCTCTTCCATCTTCGACATGGTCATGGGGTACTGGTGGCATTGCCTccctttcctcttcttcttccttttccaaCTCCTCCTCGACCGTAATTCCTCCGTTTCCACCCTAACCTTTTGTGTTACGTACGACTCTGTTTGTTTCGTACCAAAGAAACAATTTACTAAACCAACGTTACCTCTTCTAAAAACCATTTTCCAAGAAATACTCATCCCAGTGATTgtggcaatggtggtggtggcggttttATCTCAACGGTGGTAGCCACTAGCCAAAGTGGGTACTGGTGATGCTGAGGATGTTGGTGGCATTTGTCGGATTTTGATATATTCCTTGAACTTCGAAAAACATTTTTAACCTTTAATCAATAAATGTTAAtcagttttggaaaaaaaaatttattgcacGTGgaatattgaaaacaaaattgatttttgtttttcgcGGTGCCAAACGTTGGAAAATGTATGCATTCACACTGGGCCTTGCAAGGACATatagggggtgtttggcaagcaaatttttggattctcattttcagattttgagtgtttgacaaCTGAAGTTGAGAATGGATTTTGGGAGAAtaggtttttggattttgggtttagGAGCCAAAAACCAAAATCTGGGTTTGAGGAGTTTTTTGGATTCTCATTTTCGGATTTTGAGTGTCTATTACGAATATACCTATAATACTCTCTCATTTTACCAAATTTGCAACTCCTCCTTATCCACTCCCATCTCATCTGCTCACCACACAACCGTTAGGTCAcccagagaagagagagaagagagagagaccagagaAAGAAGAGTAGAGAAAGAAGAGCAGAGAAAGAGGTTAACGAGAAGAACGGTCGTCGTCGTACACAGTTAGGCAGCCGGAGCAGATCTACACCACACCTCTCATCAATTTTTTGTACCCAATCTTCAGGTattcttttcttgttcttcGGCTAAGGATTGTTCTGCGGCTTGAGGTTAGGGTTTCTGTGTGTAGGTTGTTATAAAGATCTGTTAGATTAGagcaagtgagagagagatttgacaAGGGTTTTATATTTTCCGATTTTACAGAGTATtgggtcctctctctctcctgttttgTGTCCCAGTAATATAATCCCTCCATGCCCGAGTCCTCATCGATCCCCTGACAAACGTATGGTGGAACATCGATGTGATAATAATGGGTCATTTACCAAATTGTGGAAGTCCTGAATGGGAAATCCCCAAAATGTGTAAGCATGACAGACAGGTTGAGACTTTGGTGGCCCATGTGTTGAATCAATCAGACCCTTgtgttttggggaaaaaaaagaaaaatcaaattatcgATCAAAAGCTCTACTTTAGCTTTGACTCCCATATTTCATTGTGCCGTGTAGTATATGCAGTTGGGTAGGCACTCGGGAAACTCTAATGTTGAAACACAAACAGAATGATTGTCGCCCAGAAATAAGGCTTGACTGCCTAAGCTCTTGATTGGTACCCAAGCGCCTGTCTCCCCAGTGGAGTGTAGCAACTTAAAAACCATGAATCTCCAAGTTTTCCAGGTTTCACAATCAGGTTTTAGCCAAAACCTTTCCACCAAAAGTAGATCACCCTCTTGTGATTGAACAAGATAAGTGACCTGGGCACAGCAGCAGTTCTCTTTGTCAAAACTTCTtttgtcctactgttttgtgatTTCATTAGTTCCAAACATTAATTCCTGGTTTTTTAAAATGCAACTGTTCAGTTTTCCGTCAAGAGTAGAATGCAACTAGTATAATTTGTTTTGACAAGGAATTATTCTTTGATTAGGCAATAGCCCAAACAGATCTTTGCTTGTATTAGGATGTTCATAATTCCCCTTTTGTTTTAGATATTGCATGGTATATCCGTTAACCTTGATAATAGTAGCTAATATCCGTCAGCAAGATCTAATCTTAAACCCCCAATTAAACAggctgaaaaagaaaaaaaaatacaaacaggAATGAGCTTTGCGGTTGGGTTATGTCCACTACGACGAATCCTTCCAAACCCACTCTCAATGCCTGCAGTTGATTCTAACTGTTGGAGCAGCAAATCTTATATCTGAGTTCCAGTCTCAACAGCAAAGTAAATTACAGTTATTAGTTACCAAAGCATCCCCAGTTTATTCTTtaggggaagaagaagatgaaagaatATCCTACTGTTTTAGTTCTTCATCAACATTTAGGGTTTACGGTACTGGTTAATGTTTgcagattttgttgaaaaaaattctaccCTGCGTTCAgttcttaaaaaagaaaatctataGTAATTATTTTGCACTAATCTGTAGTAATATATCTGTTTGTTAAAGGCAAATGTCATCGAGCAATAGTTATTACCGAGCGGAGAGTGAGACCAAGAAAGGGGTTACCAACACCCCCAAACTTCTGTATAAGCCAAGAAATTGTTATTGTGGGACAAGGGTTGAAATTAAGGTTGTTGAAAAGAGTGAGAAGTCGAAAGGAGAATTGTATTTTATATGTCGTAAGGAGAGGGCAGCTCGGTGTGGGTTCTTTGACTGGTGCCTCCTTGTGGAATGGACAAGCAGTGGTCAAATTGGCGGTTGGGGATCGACTGAATATACCAATGTCTGTGCTTCCAATGTCTGTGCTACCAAGGTCATTGATGAAGTTGTAGCACTTGAGAAAGAGGTTATGATCATTCGACAACAATTGGAGTATTCAAAGATGTTGACAAAGTTTTTGGCCATATGCATTGTTATCGCGATAGGGGTCATCGTGTTGAAATGAAGATGGGAGATGTTATTAAATTCAGATTCTAGTATGGCTATGTGTTAGCCAAGTACTGATGCCCACGTTATTTTGTAATTTCCCAACtttttgtcattattatgtTGTAATAGGAATTGGCAAGATGTAGCAGAAACTTATTGTAGTTAATTTAATTCGGAGTATAAATGTTGGCTTGTTTAGTCGTACTTATGACCTATGTGTTGAACCTAAGTACCATTTTCTTTACTTGGAATTGTGTTAAGGCAATTATTGGCAATTATTTGCAATGAAAGTATATGAATGTTGTCTACCTACAATACTATGATGAAATAGTAGATGAAAGAAGTAATACACGTGTACAAATATGTAATATTCGCATAGGTTGCATCCAATTGAACTTCCTCTTGTCATTGGTGGTCATTGAAGGAATCATTTGGTTGGACGTTTCGATTGGTGGACAGTTGTGCTTTCCTTTTATTCAGAACGTATAATTATGTTTTTCCACTACTATAGACATGTCTTCCACTCAAACAACATCTTCGAGAGGGAAAAAAGTGGCAACTACAGCTACGAAAGCAGTTTGGGATGCACAGTCCAAAGAGTGCTTCATCCAAGCATGTGTGGAAGAGTTGGGAGGTGCTGGATACAAAGAAGG
The sequence above is drawn from the Rhododendron vialii isolate Sample 1 chromosome 6a, ASM3025357v1 genome and encodes:
- the LOC131331449 gene encoding uncharacterized protein LOC131331449, which encodes MSSSNSYYRAESETKKGVTNTPKLLYKPRNCYCGTRVEIKVVEKSEKSKGELYFICRKERAARCGFFDWCLLVEWTSSGQIGGWGSTEYTNVCASNVCATKVIDEVVALEKEVMIIRQQLEYSKMLTKFLAICIVIAIGVIVLK